In Mycteria americana isolate JAX WOST 10 ecotype Jacksonville Zoo and Gardens chromosome 5, USCA_MyAme_1.0, whole genome shotgun sequence, one DNA window encodes the following:
- the CIPC gene encoding CLOCK-interacting pacemaker isoform X2 — MEMKSLNHHFSMAAAESDKDSGYSDGSSECPSAMEQTDSEDVLNALCWNAEDGPWQCPMTTSNSFPALSPMVVMKNVLVKQGTSSQLQSWTVQPSFEVIPAQPQLVFLRPSIPPPINPHPVGKKRNDSTNYLPILNSYPKIAPQPCKRDHSFDLEERQDTNCHKRLCTEAPKMETSPVSRSTGLPTSPFAHLPVSFKTPQDSNQQSSSTLVTSGKLSALPGFHRVSSDTQKVPGLTPLLPFGTLQATKCTPHESESAAQTTMQSAMWSPPLIPEEICTTPELLLQQQSKCRRFQNTLVVLRRSGLLEITLKTKELIHQNQVTQAELDRLKHQTQLFIEAIKNNAPQSWAELEASLTGSDKADSNLEDSTYPNM; from the exons ATGGAAATGAAGAGCTTGAACCATCACTTCAGCATGGCGGCAGCTGAATCTGACAAGGACTCCGGATATTCAG ATGGAAGTTCAGAGTGCCCGAGTGCTATGGAGCAGACTGACTCGGAGGATGTGCTGAATGCATTGTGTTGGAACGCAGAGGACGGGCCTTGGCAATGCCCAATGACCACAAGTAActcctttcctgctctttctcctATGGTCGTAATGAAAAACGTGTTAGTTAAGCAG GGGACTTCATCACAACTCCAGTCTTGGACTGTGCAGCCATCCTTTGAAGTGAttccagctcagccacagctaGTGTTTCTTCGTCCATCGATCCCACCGCCCATTAACCCTCACCCtgttgggaaaaagagaaatgactCCACTAATTACCTGCCCATCTTGAATTCTTATCCCAAAATAGCACCACAGCCCTGCAAAAGAGATCACTCCTTTGATCTAGAAGAACGTCAGGACACGAATTGCCATAAACGACTCTGCACAGAAGCACCCAAAATGGAGACTTCTCCTGTGTCGAGGAGCACAGGCTTGCCTACTAGTCCTTTTGCCCACCTACCAGTTAGCTTTAAGACCCCTCAGGATTCTAACCAGCAAAGTTCTTCAACTCTGGTGACAAGTGGAAAACTTtcagctcttcctggttttcaccgtGTTTCCAGTGACACTCAGAAAGTGCCGGGTTTGACTCCCCTTTTGCCTTTTGGAACTCTGCAGGCAACAAAGTGCACCCCTCATGAGAGCGAGAGTGCAGCACAGACTACGATGCAGTCTGCCATGTGGAGCCCCCCATTGATACCAGAAGAGATTTGCACTACCCCTGAGCTGCTCTTGCAACAACAAAGCAAGTGCAGACGCTTTCAGAATACACTCGTTGTGCTACGCAGGTCGGGATTGCTGGAGATCACTTTAAAAACCAAGGAGCTCATTCATCAGAACCAGGTGACTCAGGCTGAGCTGGACCGGCTGAAGCACCAAACACAGCTTTTCATAGAGGCAATAAAGAACAATGCTCCACAGTCGTGGGCAGAGCTAGAAGCATCTCTAACAGGATCTGATAAAGCTGATAGCAACCTTGAAGACTCCACTTATCCCAACATGTAG
- the CIPC gene encoding CLOCK-interacting pacemaker isoform X1: MEMKSLNHHFSMAAAESDKDSGYSDGSSECPSAMEQTDSEDVLNALCWNAEDGPWQCPMTTSNSFPALSPMVVMKNVLVKQVIVLYRYSISILPTEPKKFCVGGTSSQLQSWTVQPSFEVIPAQPQLVFLRPSIPPPINPHPVGKKRNDSTNYLPILNSYPKIAPQPCKRDHSFDLEERQDTNCHKRLCTEAPKMETSPVSRSTGLPTSPFAHLPVSFKTPQDSNQQSSSTLVTSGKLSALPGFHRVSSDTQKVPGLTPLLPFGTLQATKCTPHESESAAQTTMQSAMWSPPLIPEEICTTPELLLQQQSKCRRFQNTLVVLRRSGLLEITLKTKELIHQNQVTQAELDRLKHQTQLFIEAIKNNAPQSWAELEASLTGSDKADSNLEDSTYPNM; encoded by the exons ATGGAAATGAAGAGCTTGAACCATCACTTCAGCATGGCGGCAGCTGAATCTGACAAGGACTCCGGATATTCAG ATGGAAGTTCAGAGTGCCCGAGTGCTATGGAGCAGACTGACTCGGAGGATGTGCTGAATGCATTGTGTTGGAACGCAGAGGACGGGCCTTGGCAATGCCCAATGACCACAAGTAActcctttcctgctctttctcctATGGTCGTAATGAAAAACGTGTTAGTTAAGCAG gtAATTGTTCTGTATCGCTATTCCATAAGCATCTTGCCCACTGAACCAAAGAAATTCTGTGTCGGA GGGACTTCATCACAACTCCAGTCTTGGACTGTGCAGCCATCCTTTGAAGTGAttccagctcagccacagctaGTGTTTCTTCGTCCATCGATCCCACCGCCCATTAACCCTCACCCtgttgggaaaaagagaaatgactCCACTAATTACCTGCCCATCTTGAATTCTTATCCCAAAATAGCACCACAGCCCTGCAAAAGAGATCACTCCTTTGATCTAGAAGAACGTCAGGACACGAATTGCCATAAACGACTCTGCACAGAAGCACCCAAAATGGAGACTTCTCCTGTGTCGAGGAGCACAGGCTTGCCTACTAGTCCTTTTGCCCACCTACCAGTTAGCTTTAAGACCCCTCAGGATTCTAACCAGCAAAGTTCTTCAACTCTGGTGACAAGTGGAAAACTTtcagctcttcctggttttcaccgtGTTTCCAGTGACACTCAGAAAGTGCCGGGTTTGACTCCCCTTTTGCCTTTTGGAACTCTGCAGGCAACAAAGTGCACCCCTCATGAGAGCGAGAGTGCAGCACAGACTACGATGCAGTCTGCCATGTGGAGCCCCCCATTGATACCAGAAGAGATTTGCACTACCCCTGAGCTGCTCTTGCAACAACAAAGCAAGTGCAGACGCTTTCAGAATACACTCGTTGTGCTACGCAGGTCGGGATTGCTGGAGATCACTTTAAAAACCAAGGAGCTCATTCATCAGAACCAGGTGACTCAGGCTGAGCTGGACCGGCTGAAGCACCAAACACAGCTTTTCATAGAGGCAATAAAGAACAATGCTCCACAGTCGTGGGCAGAGCTAGAAGCATCTCTAACAGGATCTGATAAAGCTGATAGCAACCTTGAAGACTCCACTTATCCCAACATGTAG